From Malaciobacter mytili LMG 24559:
GGGTGCAATAAATGCCATGGAAATGGCAAAAAAAGTGTAACAATTGCAAAATATAGGGATAAAAAAGGTGCTTTAAAAACAATTGTTGCACCACCAATTAATAAAGTAAAATTTGAAGATTTTAAATCAAAACTTAAATCTGATAAAACTGAATCTTTAATAATGCCCACATATTTTTTAACTGATGAAGAATTAACTTCACTTTACTATTATATAACTAAAGTAAAATAGCTATTTTACTTAAAGCAAATATTAATATTGACTTAAGTATAATGCGCAACTTATTTTAAAACAAAGGAAATGCTTATGTTAGAGGGTATCGTTAGAGATAGTATGACAAAACAAGCAACTAAATCTTTAAGAAGAGATGGTTTCTTAATTGCAAATATCTATGGAAAAGGTTTAGAAAACGTTCACGCTGCGTTTAAAACAAATGAATTTATTAAATTCTTAAAAAATAAAACTACAGTTGCATTTGATGTAAATGTTGGTGGAAATGTTTTAAAAGTTGTAGTACAAGAATATCAAAAATGTCCAATCACTTCTGATTTATTACATGTTGATTTAATGGTTGCACAACCAGGTGTTAAAGCAACTTATTATGTTCCAGTAAATGGTATTGGTACTCCAAAAGGTTTAAAAAACAAAGGTCTTTTTGTTTACCATAAAAAAAGAGTTCCAGTTAAAACTACTATTGAGAACTTACCAGAGTCTTTTGAATTAACTATTGATCATTTAGATACAGGTGATAATATTTTAGTAAGAGATTTAGTATTACCAGAAGGTGTACAATGTTTCTTAGACCCAAGAGTACCTGTTGTTGGTGTAATTAAAGCTAAGTAATTTTAATATGCTAATAGTAGGTCTTGGTAATATTGGGGATAAATACGTATTAACAAGACACAATATAGGGTTTATGATCATCGATGAGATGATCAAAAACCTTAAAACTTCTTCTATAAACAAATCAAACTTTAAAGCTGACGTTTATAAATCTTCTTATGACTTATTTGTTAAGCCTAAAACTTATATGAATCTTTCAGGTGAAGCAGTAATTGCAATTAAAAATTATTATAAAATAGAAAATGAAGAAATTATTGTTATTCATGATGATTTAGATTTACCTTTTGGAACTGTAAAGTTTAAAATTGGTGGAGGACATGGAGGTCATAATGGTCTTAAATCATTGGATTGTCACATTGGAAAGGATTATATAAGAGTTAGAGTTGGTATTGGAAAACCAGAAAACAAAGAAGATGTTGCAAATTATGTTTTAAGTAACTTTTCAAAAGAGGAATTAAATAGATTAAAGGATATAATACCTCATACTATCAAAGCAATAGAAGCACTTAAAGTTGAATCTATTAATGAAGTAAAATCTAAATTCACATTGAAGTAATAATGAGCATTTTAACAAAATACATTTTGCAAAAATATTTAAAAAGTTTTTTAATTGTTTTAGTATCTTTACAACTATTTTTTGTGGGAATTGATTTCTTTCAAAATGCAAAAAATCTACCAGATTCTGCAAACTTACAATTACTATATCTTTTTTATAATAGTTTTTTTACCCTAACATTAACATTGCCATTATCATTGGTTTTTGGGTGGATTTTAACTTTAGTTATACTAATTAAAGGCAATGAATTAGTTGCCTTAGTCTCTTTAGGTGTTAGCAAAAATAAAATATATTCTCCTGTTTTTAAAATCTCTTTTTTATTAATTGTAGTTTTAATAGGACTACAATCTACACCTTTGGCATACTCATATGAAGAAAAAAGTAGAATTTTGGATAATGAATATTTTATTAGTTCAAAATCTGATATTTTTTTAAAGTACAATAATTATTATATTTATTTTCAAAAGCTTTATCCATTAGAGCAAAGAGCTGAAAATATACATATTTATAATGTTTCAAATGAAGATATTGTAGAAAGTATAGTTGCAAAGAAAGCATATTTTCAAAATAATAAGTGGTATATTATAGATGCAAAAATTCTTCAAAAACCACAAGAAATTGATTTTAATTCTTCAAAAATTGAAATAAGATATGAAAAATTTCTAAATACTTTAGAAGGTTTTAAACCTAAGATTTTAAATAATGTTTATGAATCAAGATCAACTTTTTCAATTATTGATGCAGTATCTGCTTTATTACTTTTAAAAGAGCAAAATATAAATACTGATAAGATTAGAGCAGCTTTATATTATGAATTAATCGTATCATTTTTTATTTTACCTTTGATGATGTTAATTTTTATATATTCTTCATTAAATAGTAGATTTTTCAATGTTGGAAAGTTTGTATCTTTGTCAATCTTTTTTACTTTAATAATTTGGGGACTTTTCTTTTTATTGCATAAATTCTCAAATAGTGGAATAATTATTCCTGAGATATCATTATTGTTACCAATGTTTTTATGGTTTATGATATCATATATTATTTATAGAAAAAAAATATCATATTAAGGTAGGCAAATTTAATGAAAAAAAAATCTGATAAAGCTTATGGGGTTGCTTTATATAAGATTGAAAATAAAAAGATAAAAATCCTACTGTGTAAATCTGTGAAAAGTAAAGATAGATGGGGATTTTTAAAAGGTGTAATGCAAACTGGTGAAACTCCTGCACAATGTGCAAAAAGAGAGTTTTTTGAAGAGTCAAGTATAAGTGTAGATATCTCTTTATTTGAAGAGTATTTTGAACAAAAAAATAGTGAGAAAGATATTGGTGTTTGGCTTGCAAATGCTAAAAATATCAAAGGTTTAGATAAATATTTTACAGAGGATAGATTACTTGATAAGTATTTATCTTGGGAAAACTCAAAAGTTAAATTTTTTACTTTAAATGAGCTTCCAGAAATTAAGAAAAAGCAAAAAATTCTTATTTATAAAATCAAGGATTTTTTAAAAAATAAGAATCAATTCCATTAGCAATACCTTTTGCTAATAATTCTTGATAATATCTATTATATAATCTTTTACTCTCTTTTGGATGTGAAATATATCCAACTTCTATTAAAATTGAGGGCATTTGAGCCCCTACAAGTACCCAAAATGGTCCTTCTCTAACTCCACCATCAACAACATCTTTATATTTTTTTTGTAAAGAATAAAGCATATTTTGTTGTACATCAATAGCTAGTTTATTTGAAGCAGTGATTTTACTTTGATTTAATACCATTAAAAAAGACTCTTGTGTAGCATCACTCATAGTTCGAATATCACTTTGATTCTCTTTTGCCGCAACTCTTTTTGCTCTTTCACTTCTTGCAGGGCTTAAGAAAAATGTCTCAATTCCATGTATTGTATGAGCTTTACTTTTTGGTACTGAGTTTGCATGAATAGAAAGGAAAATATCAGCATTTTTATTATTTGCTAATACAGTTCTATTTCTTACTTTTATAAATCTATCATTGTTTCTTGTAATATATACTTCATAACCTTTTTGTTTTAAAATATTATATAAATATTTTCCTATTGATAGAACAACTGTTTTTTCATATTTATCTCCAGGTCCAACTGCACCTGCATCTTTTCCACCATGCCCTGCATCAATTACAACAATTTTCTTTTTATATTTATTAATACTTAAGGCTATATCTTTTGGTACATTTTTACTTGTAGTTTTTGAAGTAGTAGTTGTTGTTTTATTTACTATATTATTAGTTGTATTTTGTATTGTTGGAAATTTGATAATTATTCTTTTATTATTTATAATATATATTGGTTTTAAACTATTTTTATTTTTTACTTTAATTTGTAAAAGATTTGTCTGCTTTTGTAGTACATATATTCTATTTATATTTGTTAATTCTAATTTTGTAGGTTCAGCATCTTTAAAAGAGCCTTTTAAATTAAATAAGTAGTAGTTTGCATATTTTGTTTTTTCTATTTCATAATTAATATGATTTTTACTTACTTGATGATAAAAATCAATAATTATCATATTATCTTTTGTATAGACTTTTTCAATAGTATATTTTGAAGATTCTATGGAAGTAATTTGAGGTTTTGGCTCTTGTTTTTTTGGTTTAATTTCAGGAAGAGTTTTTTTATCTTGCTGTTT
This genomic window contains:
- a CDS encoding 50S ribosomal protein L25/general stress protein Ctc gives rise to the protein MLEGIVRDSMTKQATKSLRRDGFLIANIYGKGLENVHAAFKTNEFIKFLKNKTTVAFDVNVGGNVLKVVVQEYQKCPITSDLLHVDLMVAQPGVKATYYVPVNGIGTPKGLKNKGLFVYHKKRVPVKTTIENLPESFELTIDHLDTGDNILVRDLVLPEGVQCFLDPRVPVVGVIKAK
- the pth gene encoding aminoacyl-tRNA hydrolase, whose product is MLIVGLGNIGDKYVLTRHNIGFMIIDEMIKNLKTSSINKSNFKADVYKSSYDLFVKPKTYMNLSGEAVIAIKNYYKIENEEIIVIHDDLDLPFGTVKFKIGGGHGGHNGLKSLDCHIGKDYIRVRVGIGKPENKEDVANYVLSNFSKEELNRLKDIIPHTIKAIEALKVESINEVKSKFTLK
- a CDS encoding LptF/LptG family permease, whose translation is MSILTKYILQKYLKSFLIVLVSLQLFFVGIDFFQNAKNLPDSANLQLLYLFYNSFFTLTLTLPLSLVFGWILTLVILIKGNELVALVSLGVSKNKIYSPVFKISFLLIVVLIGLQSTPLAYSYEEKSRILDNEYFISSKSDIFLKYNNYYIYFQKLYPLEQRAENIHIYNVSNEDIVESIVAKKAYFQNNKWYIIDAKILQKPQEIDFNSSKIEIRYEKFLNTLEGFKPKILNNVYESRSTFSIIDAVSALLLLKEQNINTDKIRAALYYELIVSFFILPLMMLIFIYSSLNSRFFNVGKFVSLSIFFTLIIWGLFFLLHKFSNSGIIIPEISLLLPMFLWFMISYIIYRKKISY
- a CDS encoding NUDIX domain-containing protein translates to MKKKSDKAYGVALYKIENKKIKILLCKSVKSKDRWGFLKGVMQTGETPAQCAKREFFEESSISVDISLFEEYFEQKNSEKDIGVWLANAKNIKGLDKYFTEDRLLDKYLSWENSKVKFFTLNELPEIKKKQKILIYKIKDFLKNKNQFH
- a CDS encoding N-acetylmuramoyl-L-alanine amidase family protein → MSYLRAVLKNDTALEISHLKKIISLGKQLNINTSKYENELLKLTKKQQDKKTLPEIKPKKQEPKPQITSIESSKYTIEKVYTKDNMIIIDFYHQVSKNHINYEIEKTKYANYYLFNLKGSFKDAEPTKLELTNINRIYVLQKQTNLLQIKVKNKNSLKPIYIINNKRIIIKFPTIQNTTNNIVNKTTTTTSKTTSKNVPKDIALSINKYKKKIVVIDAGHGGKDAGAVGPGDKYEKTVVLSIGKYLYNILKQKGYEVYITRNNDRFIKVRNRTVLANNKNADIFLSIHANSVPKSKAHTIHGIETFFLSPARSERAKRVAAKENQSDIRTMSDATQESFLMVLNQSKITASNKLAIDVQQNMLYSLQKKYKDVVDGGVREGPFWVLVGAQMPSILIEVGYISHPKESKRLYNRYYQELLAKGIANGIDSYFLKNP